One genomic region from Vanessa tameamea isolate UH-Manoa-2023 chromosome 14, ilVanTame1 primary haplotype, whole genome shotgun sequence encodes:
- the LOC113398579 gene encoding immediate early response 3-interacting protein 1 yields MLTLWNLFEASLLCLNAVCVLHEERFMQKMGWGANNRNQGFEDQSSMKYQVLNLVRSIRTVTRIPLIILNILTIIFKLLLG; encoded by the exons atgcTTACATTGTGGAACCTATTTGAAGCTTCTTTGCTATGCTTAAATGCCGTCTGCGTTCTCCATGAGGAAAGATTTATgcaaaaaa TGGGATGGGGTGCTAATAACCGAAATCAAGGATTTGAAGACCAGTCTTCAATGAAATACcaagttttaaatttagtaagatCAATACGAACAGTTACAAGAA ttccactcattatattgaatattttaacaatcatttttaaattattactggGGTGA
- the Pbp49 gene encoding snRNA-activating protein complex subunit 3 — translation MDSQTRDICEHQSVSNDAALLQLKDNSEGYSVDNIKDKSNELEPTTSSSTNEILSNPENTQNSNLNTTIDPEPYKNFHLKLYAEDKGPKWYPVRGKIVTPPIITKNLPEAFKFMPIFGAPKSRLELQDFQNAKVREYVGCDLGDEEFNKLASYCSPMHLKTGAELVMPTTYPTQGPLPDKNVDNLDLDGAGENLCIVKKLKLRIEKDVNNHYTRKLKYRGVRVIPPSLDDDYKIPLTPLEPGKDLVFHIRVYRPFYCNGRFRNNTRHSIFSNELVLLGRHKLSVLRDHIVCANDVGMRVDVSENPDDLPTTSAKEVFPSGFLFINNVFYVDMRKGCVDYSKPIREWAVKRGLGEFPHKDMTEVTLDQIVIRLGHPDVYVHQGRCEHPLSVSRVRVLRADECRARWPAHGALSHNQTVYCATCAEFGARWIVTGCERVPFDPAFFCDTCLKLYLYRDGKKICSFRAYSYRGNELNLLKPPG, via the exons atggattcaCAAACTAGGGATATTTGTGAACATCAATCTGTATCAAACGACGCAGCTTTGTTACAACTTAAAGATAATTCTGAGGGCTATTCTGTggataatataaaagataaatcaaACGAATTAGAACCAACAACATCTTCAAGTACAAATGAAATCTTAAGTAATCCTGAAAATACTCAAAACAGTAATCTTAACACAACAATAGATCCAGAGCCATATAAAAACtttcacttaaaattatatgcaGAAGATAAAGGTCCCAAATGGTACCCTGTCAGAGGTAAAATAGTTACACCACCAATTATCACAAAGAATCTGCCAGAAGCATTTAAGTTTATGCCTATATTTGGAGCACCTAAAAGTAGGCTTGAATTGCAAGATTTTCAGAATGCCAAAGTTAGAGAATATGTGGGATGTGATTTAGGTGATGAAGAATTTAACAAACTTGCATCTTACTGcag tccTATGCATTTAAAAACTGGAGCTGAATTAGTAATGCCAACCACTTATCCAACACAAGGCCCATTACCAGATAAAAATGTGGATAATCTAGATTTAGATGGAGCAGGTGAAAATCTTTGTATTGTAAAGAAGTTGAAACTTAGAATCGAAAAAGATGTTAATAACCACTATACAAGAAAGCTTAAGTACAGAGGTGTTCGAGTTATACCACCATCGCtg gatGATGACTACAAAATTCCTCTAACACCTTTGGAGCCCGGTAAAGACCTAGTATTTCATATAAGGGTATATCGGCCCTTCTACTGCAATGGAAGATTTAGAAAT AACACCCGCCATTCGATATTTAGTAACGAATTAGTGCTGTTGGGCAGACACAAGTTGTCGGTGTTGCGCGACCACATCGTGTGCGCCAACGACGTGGGCATGCGAGTGGACGTCTCAGAGAACCCGGACGATCTGCCCACCACCTCCGCCAAG GAAGTGTTCCCGTCTGGTTTCCTgttcataaataatgtattttatgtggACATGCGCAAGGGATGCGTCGACTACTCAAAGCCCATTCGCGAATGGGCCGTCAAGAGAGGCTTAGGAGAATTTCCCCACAAAGACATGACCGAAGTGACGTTAGACCAAATCGTCATTAGACTCGGCCATCCAGAT GTGTACGTGCACCAAGGGCGCTGCGAGCACCCGCTGTCGGTGTCGCGCGTGCGCGTGCTGCGCGCGGACGAGTGCCGCGCGCGCTGGCCGGCGCACGGCGCGCTGTCGCACAACCAGACCGTGTACTGCGCCACGTGCGCGGAGTTCGGCGCGCGCTGGATCGTGACGGGCTGCGAGCGCGTGCCCTTCGACCCCGCCTTCTTCTGCGACACGTGCCTCAAGCTCTACCTCTACCGGGACGGCAAGAAGATCTGCTCCTTCCGCGCCTACTCCTACCGCGGCAACGAGCTCAACCTCCTCAAGCCGCCCGGCTGA